The Nitrospira tepida genome includes a window with the following:
- a CDS encoding RNA polymerase sigma factor, which translates to MAHADLPQIFDRLAPDLQRFLASRVTCEATAADLTQETFLRLAQVPNLEAIDNLRTYLFKIANNLAIDHHRARARTRCSSPEDESALIEYPDGAATPEAATLAKEELAVAFQALEELSPLCRRIFVLNRFEGLPHREIADRLGIHLSTVEKNIARALNHCRRRLNESAG; encoded by the coding sequence ATGGCTCACGCAGATCTTCCACAGATCTTTGACCGGCTCGCGCCGGACCTGCAACGATTCCTCGCGAGCCGGGTCACCTGCGAGGCCACGGCTGCGGATCTCACGCAAGAGACCTTTTTGCGTCTCGCGCAGGTGCCCAACCTGGAGGCGATCGACAATCTTCGCACCTACCTGTTCAAGATCGCGAACAATCTGGCCATCGATCACCATCGGGCCCGCGCGCGGACGAGGTGCTCCTCTCCGGAGGATGAGAGCGCGCTGATCGAATATCCGGATGGGGCCGCGACACCGGAAGCGGCGACCCTCGCCAAAGAGGAACTGGCCGTCGCCTTTCAGGCCCTGGAGGAACTGTCGCCCCTGTGCCGCCGGATCTTCGTCCTCAATCGCTTCGAAGGCTTGCCCCACCGCGAGATCGCGGATCGGCTCGGGATTCACCTCAGCACCGTGGAGAAGAACATCGCCCGCGCCCTGAATCACTGCCGCCGGCGTCTGAACGAGTCCGCCGGGTGA
- a CDS encoding FecR family protein — protein MSAAEPFEQEREQLEEEAVAWIVRLTSGGATDADRDALAVWRRRSPEHDQAFRKVERLWAGIQPLKARLSAAEAASERTGAPVAATATAGTRRIKQPVWIRWGAIAASLAALAVTLALASGTFPLLWADARTGVGEQRTLPLDDGSEILLNTQAAVSIHYSEQARLVDLLAGEAAFRVEKDAGRPFLVQTNEGQVRAVGTEFIVHKTAEAVLVTVTEGVVEVSVKGGLAASPTLVQAGQRIRYDPAGVGPVEPVDLRVATAWQRGKLIFEATPLTLVVDEMNRYRRGHIMVLNPKLAEHRVSGVFDLQRLDAAVSTIERTLPITATHFTDRLIFFR, from the coding sequence ATGTCGGCAGCGGAGCCCTTCGAACAGGAACGGGAACAGCTTGAAGAAGAGGCCGTGGCGTGGATCGTGCGCCTCACGTCAGGCGGCGCGACCGACGCCGATCGGGACGCGCTGGCGGTCTGGCGCCGCCGGAGTCCCGAACACGATCAGGCGTTTCGAAAGGTGGAGCGTCTCTGGGCGGGCATTCAGCCCTTGAAAGCACGCCTCTCTGCTGCGGAGGCTGCGAGCGAGCGAACGGGTGCACCGGTCGCCGCCACCGCGACGGCCGGTACACGCAGGATCAAGCAGCCTGTATGGATTCGATGGGGCGCCATCGCCGCGTCTCTGGCGGCCCTTGCGGTGACGCTGGCCCTGGCGAGCGGAACCTTTCCGCTGCTGTGGGCGGATGCCCGCACAGGGGTCGGCGAGCAGCGAACGCTCCCCTTAGATGACGGCAGCGAGATCCTCCTCAATACGCAGGCCGCGGTCTCCATCCACTACTCCGAGCAGGCGCGTCTGGTGGACCTGTTGGCCGGGGAAGCGGCATTTCGCGTGGAAAAGGATGCCGGGCGTCCGTTCCTCGTGCAGACGAACGAGGGACAGGTCCGTGCCGTCGGCACGGAGTTCATCGTCCATAAGACCGCGGAAGCCGTACTTGTCACCGTCACGGAAGGCGTCGTGGAGGTCAGTGTCAAGGGCGGCCTTGCGGCATCTCCGACTCTGGTCCAGGCCGGCCAACGGATACGGTACGATCCTGCCGGCGTGGGACCGGTCGAGCCGGTCGATCTCCGCGTGGCCACGGCCTGGCAGCGGGGCAAGCTGATCTTCGAAGCGACGCCGCTGACCCTCGTGGTCGACGAGATGAACCGGTATCGCCGCGGCCACATCATGGTGCTCAATCCGAAACTTGCCGAGCACCGAGTCAGCGGCGTCTTCGATCTCCAACGATTGGACGCCGCCGTCAGCACCATTGAACGGACCCTGCCGATCACCGCCACCCACTTCACCGACCGCCTGATCTTCTTCCGCTAA
- a CDS encoding TonB-dependent siderophore receptor, producing MDSRLGRDRQRVRRIAGALLWTFALAWPLAPAYAETADRQDEGARLAEAERINFDIPPQPLRSALTTFAEQSGWQLFYSAEVAEGIQSPGLSGIYAPDRALKELLAGTGLAFRMTDPRTVTIESASSAAAPPPIPPTTSETAPVDSANGMNGAPKKKPVKLPEVLVKDVRQRADDTKSYVAEEANTATRTDTPIRDVPQSIQVTTRKVIEEQRTFRLQDALQNISGINATESAASLYESIIIRGFDATTRTYFRNGLFDPFAQFTASDTYNIRRIEVLKGPAAVLYGQGDPGGIINIVTNRALPDAAYAANVTLGNFRFYRSELDATGPLNANKTVLYRLNVAGQKADSFIDYANRDLVAFAPTITWLIGPRTTLTVEADYLRRWSNDPYGLPAQGTLFPNINGPLPRNRTVTLGDFSSFNRTSYRVGYDLTHQFSNNWSFRNAYRHTIAEDDKNNLYAFPDSLDPDQRTLQRLQVLQPAIARRHAHSMITNVVGHFRFFDMDHTLLTGVELRQEKTDRSVYTFAAAPPLDLFAPDYSLSPLAFTGDLVNFNNDTKSAGLFVQDQVTILPNLKFLGGLRFDYIHQFAHSLGEPEQTSDNHAVSPRLGLVYQPVEPVSLYTSWTKGFQPSSPFGFNPDGQLFKPERSTQYEVGTKIFMFENRLSATLAWFHLTRENLVTPNPDPALAFAGFSVQTGEQRSQGVELDVTAQLTPGWNVIASYAYTDAEVTKDNDPALLNKRLANVPYNKATLWSTYHFQEGPLKGFGLGGGIFAYSDRNASLFGDQISMPGYIRADAAVYYNRALEPGNWLRAKALNVALNIRNLLDKRYIATSHNGSQFFFFGEPFTVLGTVGIRF from the coding sequence ATGGATAGCAGGTTGGGAAGGGACAGACAACGGGTCAGACGGATAGCGGGAGCGCTGCTGTGGACGTTCGCATTGGCTTGGCCACTTGCGCCGGCCTATGCGGAAACGGCCGATCGTCAAGACGAGGGGGCGCGCCTCGCGGAGGCGGAGCGGATCAATTTCGACATCCCGCCGCAACCCTTGCGGAGCGCGCTCACGACGTTCGCGGAGCAGAGCGGCTGGCAGCTCTTCTATAGCGCGGAGGTGGCGGAAGGCATCCAGAGCCCCGGCCTGTCCGGCATCTATGCGCCGGACCGCGCGCTGAAAGAACTGCTGGCCGGAACCGGACTTGCGTTTCGCATGACCGATCCAAGAACCGTCACGATCGAATCGGCCTCATCGGCCGCGGCCCCGCCTCCAATCCCTCCGACGACGAGCGAAACGGCGCCGGTGGACTCGGCGAACGGCATGAACGGCGCACCCAAAAAGAAACCCGTGAAGCTGCCCGAAGTCTTGGTCAAGGACGTGCGCCAGCGCGCCGACGACACGAAATCGTATGTAGCCGAAGAGGCGAATACGGCGACGAGAACCGATACGCCGATCCGGGACGTGCCGCAGTCGATCCAAGTGACCACTCGGAAGGTGATCGAAGAGCAGCGCACGTTTCGTCTGCAGGACGCCTTGCAGAATATCTCCGGCATCAACGCGACGGAGTCCGCGGCGTCGCTGTATGAATCGATCATCATTCGAGGGTTCGACGCGACGACCCGGACCTATTTCCGAAACGGCTTGTTCGATCCATTCGCGCAATTTACGGCGTCGGACACCTACAACATTCGAAGGATCGAAGTGCTGAAAGGGCCGGCGGCGGTCCTGTACGGGCAGGGAGACCCCGGCGGCATCATCAATATCGTCACGAACCGAGCCCTACCGGATGCCGCCTATGCCGCGAACGTCACTTTGGGGAATTTCCGCTTCTATCGGTCCGAGCTTGACGCCACAGGCCCGCTCAACGCGAACAAGACGGTGCTCTATCGATTGAATGTGGCGGGGCAAAAGGCGGACAGCTTCATCGACTATGCCAATCGCGATCTGGTGGCCTTTGCGCCGACCATCACCTGGCTCATCGGCCCGCGCACCACCTTGACCGTGGAGGCCGATTACCTGCGCCGCTGGAGCAACGATCCCTACGGTCTTCCGGCTCAGGGGACGCTTTTCCCGAACATCAACGGCCCGCTCCCGAGGAACCGCACCGTGACCCTGGGCGATTTCAGCTCGTTCAACCGCACGTCCTACCGGGTCGGCTATGACCTCACCCATCAGTTCAGCAACAACTGGTCCTTTCGCAATGCCTATCGGCATACGATTGCGGAGGACGACAAGAACAACCTGTACGCCTTCCCCGATTCGCTGGACCCAGACCAACGGACGCTCCAGCGGTTGCAGGTGCTGCAGCCGGCGATTGCCCGCAGGCATGCGCATTCGATGATCACGAACGTGGTCGGGCATTTCCGGTTTTTCGACATGGACCATACCCTGTTGACCGGTGTCGAATTGCGGCAGGAGAAGACCGACCGGTCCGTCTATACCTTCGCCGCGGCGCCGCCGCTGGACCTGTTTGCTCCGGACTATTCACTGAGCCCGCTGGCCTTTACCGGCGACCTCGTGAACTTCAACAACGACACCAAGAGCGCCGGCCTCTTTGTGCAGGATCAGGTGACCATTCTGCCCAACCTGAAATTCCTCGGCGGCTTGCGCTTCGACTACATTCACCAATTCGCCCACTCTCTGGGCGAGCCGGAACAGACGTCGGACAACCATGCGGTCAGCCCTCGACTGGGCCTCGTCTATCAGCCGGTCGAACCGGTGTCCCTCTATACGTCCTGGACCAAGGGATTTCAGCCGAGTTCGCCCTTTGGGTTCAATCCGGACGGCCAGCTCTTCAAGCCGGAACGATCCACCCAATATGAAGTGGGAACGAAGATCTTCATGTTCGAGAACCGCCTGTCGGCCACCCTCGCCTGGTTTCACCTGACGCGGGAGAATCTGGTCACGCCCAATCCGGACCCCGCGCTGGCCTTCGCGGGATTTTCGGTGCAAACGGGCGAACAACGGAGTCAGGGCGTGGAATTGGACGTGACGGCGCAACTGACGCCTGGATGGAACGTGATCGCGAGCTATGCCTATACCGATGCCGAGGTGACGAAGGACAACGATCCGGCGTTGCTCAACAAGCGTCTGGCCAACGTGCCCTACAACAAGGCCACCCTCTGGTCGACCTATCATTTTCAGGAAGGGCCGCTCAAAGGATTCGGTCTTGGCGGCGGGATCTTTGCCTACAGCGACCGGAACGCCTCCCTGTTCGGAGACCAAATCTCAATGCCCGGCTATATCAGAGCCGATGCGGCCGTGTACTACAACCGCGCCTTGGAGCCGGGAAATTGGCTGAGGGCCAAGGCCTTGAATGTCGCGCTGAATATTCGGAATCTTCTGGACAAGCGCTACATCGCCACCTCGCACAACGGTTCCCAGTTTTTCTTCTTCGGCGAGCCCTTCACCGTGCTGGGCACCGTGGGGATACGGTTCTGA
- a CDS encoding RNA polymerase sigma factor, whose product MTSHDVEQLFLSAGDDLRRFLSRRIACPHTVSDLMQEAFLKLMGRQPAAEIRDPRGYLFRIASNLAINHGTRRRDLDALSSEPDSGPAADRSLRDDRTPERVVAGADRLRRVMEAIESLPSRCKEVFILYRFHHMNQTEIAAQLGISLSMVEKHVIRAMRACREARDGAQ is encoded by the coding sequence ATGACCTCCCACGATGTCGAACAGCTTTTTCTCTCCGCCGGCGACGATCTCAGGCGGTTTCTCTCGCGGCGGATCGCCTGCCCGCACACGGTATCCGATCTGATGCAGGAAGCCTTTCTCAAACTGATGGGGAGGCAACCGGCCGCGGAGATCAGGGACCCGCGCGGGTACCTGTTTCGTATTGCCTCCAACCTGGCCATCAACCATGGAACCAGACGGCGCGATCTCGATGCCCTCTCCTCCGAGCCGGACTCCGGGCCGGCCGCCGACCGATCGCTCCGCGATGACCGGACGCCGGAGCGGGTGGTGGCCGGCGCCGACCGGCTGCGCCGGGTGATGGAGGCGATCGAATCGCTTCCGTCACGCTGCAAGGAGGTCTTCATCCTGTACCGGTTTCATCACATGAACCAAACGGAGATCGCCGCGCAACTCGGCATCTCGCTCAGCATGGTCGAGAAGCACGTCATTCGAGCCATGCGTGCTTGCCGCGAGGCGCGGGATGGGGCACAGTGA
- a CDS encoding FecR family protein, producing MNGTTNQPADGPDPAKAYDEAVRWLMALRQAGPVPLNRNRRAFEQWLAASPEHARAFEECRADWDELEPLASVYGPSAGPTAKARASGLKRARNWMWIAGMAAMLAAVATIGFFAAARLWPTYEVAASTQIAERRTLELIDGSRIELNGRSRVRVEYFRGRRISHLDEGEALFDVAGDPDRPFVVEAGLGTVRVVGTSFQVTREADRVAIKVVRGQVRVERPLPPVMTVVLSAGQGVNVTATGIEPVADVAVETIGTWRRHVLVFDRAPLREVVPALQRQYQGIIRLDPAASDIRLTAVVQFTDIEATLAALPASLPVRVDHPAPADWHIRAGLP from the coding sequence ATGAACGGAACCACCAACCAGCCCGCCGATGGGCCGGACCCGGCCAAGGCCTACGATGAGGCCGTGCGCTGGCTGATGGCGTTGCGACAGGCCGGTCCTGTGCCCCTGAATCGGAACCGGCGCGCCTTCGAGCAATGGCTTGCGGCGAGCCCCGAACATGCCAGGGCCTTCGAGGAATGCCGGGCCGACTGGGATGAACTGGAGCCGCTGGCCTCGGTGTATGGTCCGAGCGCCGGACCAACCGCGAAAGCCAGGGCTTCCGGGCTCAAGCGGGCGCGCAATTGGATGTGGATCGCTGGCATGGCCGCGATGTTGGCCGCCGTGGCCACGATCGGATTCTTCGCCGCCGCCCGTCTCTGGCCGACCTATGAGGTCGCGGCCTCCACGCAGATCGCGGAGCGCAGGACGTTGGAGTTGATCGACGGGTCGCGCATTGAGTTGAACGGCCGCTCCAGGGTGCGGGTCGAATATTTCCGCGGTCGCCGCATCAGTCATTTGGACGAAGGCGAGGCGCTGTTCGATGTCGCCGGCGATCCCGACCGGCCGTTTGTGGTGGAGGCCGGTCTCGGCACGGTCCGTGTGGTCGGGACCTCGTTTCAGGTGACTCGCGAGGCGGATCGGGTCGCCATAAAGGTCGTGAGGGGTCAGGTACGGGTGGAACGGCCTCTCCCACCTGTGATGACCGTCGTGCTCTCGGCCGGTCAAGGTGTCAACGTCACGGCAACCGGCATCGAGCCGGTTGCCGACGTCGCTGTGGAAACGATCGGAACCTGGAGACGTCACGTGTTGGTGTTCGACCGGGCTCCGCTCCGGGAGGTCGTGCCCGCGTTGCAGCGCCAGTATCAAGGGATCATCCGGCTCGACCCCGCTGCCTCGGACATTCGGCTGACCGCGGTCGTGCAGTTCACCGATATCGAGGCCACGCTCGCCGCTCTGCCGGCCAGCCTGCCGGTCCGCGTCGATCATCCTGCTCCGGCCGACTGGCATATCCGAGCCGGACTTCCCTAA
- a CDS encoding TonB-dependent siderophore receptor, with the protein MREVPWRRFTIEAMSAARRAAGILAAVLLFSGPVRAQERTFDIAAQPLNRALIEFATQAGVSVNADPELLAGRQSMGVTGPYTNEAALAQLLKGTGLQLQPAGANTFTIQPEPTPPPPVGMPRSSGEKPVKLPEVLVKDVHQRDDGKDYVAEEANTATRTDTPLIQVPQSVEVVTQKVIQDQRGIRVEQALRNVSGVALGDVGQTGLAADVAFCRGFRCGYFKNYLRNEDANQALAYRDIANMQRIEVLKGPASVLYGRSEPGGIINILTKQPQAERYASIDQIMGSYNYYRTMIDATGPMNESKTLRFRITGAYENTESFRDIVRGQRYFVSPVLTWIAGNHTTITIEGEYIRDRRTPDPGIPAIGRGLAPVPDSRFLGERFDTLAFEEGRASLTVEHRFNPDWRIESRFRADRGTATAYRTVPLAVLPGDQAVARFFFDQLAPVSSYYWRNDVIGKFATGSIAHRLLTGVEVGRQYASYEQAAVPFDTFNFFNPVYGQTPGPILPRTPFSHSFANALGGYVQDQLSLLDNLHVLIGARGDYFYQHSHVVGTDTKAENFAFSPRIGLTYQPLAPIAIYANVTRSFVPNFGPFTAASNQFKPTTATQYEAGIKAEIVPGRLTSTLAFYRILKKDVLAADPTNPLFFVQTGAQRSHGVEFDLTANLTPEWNVIVTYAYTDARIAADTTVPVGNRLPLIARHTGSFWTTYDLQDGPLKGFGAGIGLFAVGERAGDLGNTFELPGYVRTDAALYYRKPEIFPRTNLVAQLNVLNLLNQEYFYSGGQSRAAAAFPGAPLTFLGSIKLEFY; encoded by the coding sequence ATGCGGGAGGTTCCGTGGAGACGATTCACGATCGAGGCCATGTCTGCGGCGCGGCGGGCCGCCGGTATCCTGGCGGCCGTGTTGTTGTTTTCCGGCCCGGTCCGGGCGCAAGAGCGTACATTCGACATTGCCGCGCAACCCTTGAACAGAGCCCTGATCGAATTTGCCACCCAGGCCGGCGTATCGGTGAACGCCGACCCCGAGTTGCTGGCCGGCCGGCAGAGCATGGGAGTTACCGGGCCTTACACGAACGAGGCGGCGCTCGCGCAATTGCTGAAGGGAACCGGACTCCAACTCCAACCGGCCGGGGCGAACACCTTCACGATCCAGCCGGAACCCACGCCGCCGCCACCGGTCGGCATGCCCCGCAGCAGCGGAGAGAAACCGGTCAAACTCCCGGAAGTGCTGGTCAAGGACGTGCATCAGCGGGATGACGGCAAGGACTACGTGGCCGAGGAGGCGAACACCGCCACGCGGACCGACACCCCGCTGATCCAGGTGCCGCAGTCGGTGGAAGTCGTGACGCAGAAAGTTATCCAGGACCAACGGGGCATTCGCGTCGAGCAGGCGCTGCGCAACGTCAGCGGCGTGGCGCTCGGCGATGTCGGGCAAACCGGCCTCGCCGCCGACGTGGCCTTTTGCCGAGGATTCCGATGCGGCTATTTCAAGAACTATCTCCGGAACGAAGACGCCAACCAGGCGCTCGCCTATCGGGACATCGCCAACATGCAACGGATCGAGGTGCTCAAAGGGCCGGCCTCGGTCCTCTACGGCCGGAGCGAACCGGGCGGCATCATCAACATCCTGACGAAGCAGCCACAGGCGGAACGCTATGCCTCCATCGATCAGATCATGGGCAGCTACAACTACTATCGGACGATGATCGACGCCACCGGCCCGATGAATGAAAGCAAAACGCTGCGCTTTCGCATCACCGGCGCCTATGAAAACACGGAAAGTTTCCGGGATATCGTCCGAGGCCAGCGGTATTTCGTCTCGCCCGTGTTGACCTGGATCGCCGGCAACCATACGACGATCACGATCGAAGGCGAATATATCCGCGATCGCCGGACGCCAGACCCGGGGATTCCGGCGATCGGGCGCGGGCTCGCGCCGGTGCCCGACAGCCGGTTTCTCGGCGAGCGGTTCGATACGCTGGCCTTCGAAGAAGGACGAGCCAGCCTCACCGTGGAGCACCGCTTCAATCCAGACTGGCGTATCGAGAGTCGCTTCAGGGCCGACCGGGGCACCGCCACGGCCTATCGCACCGTCCCCCTCGCCGTGTTGCCGGGCGATCAAGCCGTCGCGCGATTCTTTTTCGACCAACTGGCGCCGGTCTCCAGCTACTACTGGCGGAACGATGTCATCGGGAAGTTCGCCACCGGCTCGATCGCCCATCGTCTCCTGACCGGGGTGGAGGTGGGCCGGCAATACGCTTCGTACGAGCAGGCCGCAGTGCCCTTCGACACGTTCAACTTCTTCAATCCGGTCTACGGGCAGACGCCGGGACCGATCCTGCCGCGAACGCCCTTCAGCCACAGCTTCGCCAATGCGCTGGGCGGCTATGTGCAGGACCAACTGTCTTTGCTCGACAACCTCCATGTCCTGATCGGCGCCCGGGGCGATTATTTTTACCAGCACAGCCACGTTGTGGGAACGGACACGAAGGCGGAAAATTTTGCGTTCAGCCCCCGCATCGGCCTGACCTATCAGCCGCTCGCGCCGATCGCGATCTACGCCAACGTCACTCGGTCGTTCGTGCCGAACTTCGGCCCCTTCACCGCGGCGAGCAATCAATTCAAGCCGACGACGGCGACGCAATACGAAGCCGGGATTAAAGCCGAAATCGTGCCCGGGCGCTTGACCTCGACCTTGGCCTTTTATCGGATTCTGAAAAAGGACGTCCTGGCGGCCGACCCGACCAACCCGCTCTTTTTCGTGCAGACCGGCGCGCAACGCAGTCACGGCGTCGAGTTCGACCTGACGGCGAACCTGACGCCGGAATGGAATGTCATCGTGACCTATGCCTACACGGACGCGCGCATCGCGGCGGACACGACCGTTCCGGTCGGCAATCGGCTGCCCTTGATCGCGAGACATACCGGGAGTTTCTGGACCACCTACGACCTTCAAGACGGTCCGTTGAAAGGATTCGGGGCCGGTATCGGTCTCTTTGCGGTGGGGGAACGGGCCGGAGATCTGGGGAATACCTTCGAGCTTCCCGGCTATGTGCGGACGGACGCCGCCCTCTACTACCGCAAGCCCGAGATCTTTCCCCGAACCAATCTGGTCGCCCAGTTGAACGTGCTGAACCTGCTCAACCAGGAGTATTTCTACAGCGGAGGACAAAGCCGGGCCGCCGCCGCGTTTCCGGGGGCGCCGCTCACCTTTCTCGGTTCCATTAAGTTGGAGTTCTATTGA